In a genomic window of Malassezia japonica chromosome 4, complete sequence:
- a CDS encoding uncharacterized protein (EggNog:ENOG503P7IT; COG:P) — translation MQSLRPVLRSAPIAARIAARAPAASVARVAVAQAQPTLPRSISTSSVVLKEDRSWVDKGPITYEELKPYTETPSGKIDIIDVREPNEVAQGIIPSAVNVPLSEFSAAFDVNSESVSSTDFERRFSFPRPTYDHEIVFYCRSGRRSQEALEIARQRGWWNTRNYPGSWSDWVKHEKDNKNEDDD, via the exons ATGCAGTCGCTCCGCCCTGTACTCCGCTCCGCGCCCATCGCTgcacgcatcgccgcgcgcgctcctgccgcgagcgtcgcgcgtgtcgcTGTTGCCCAGGCGCAGCCCACGCTTCCCCGCTCGATCTCGACCTCGTCTGTGGTCCTCAAGGAGGACCGCTCGTGGGTCGACAAGGGGCCCATCACCTACGAGGAGCTCAAGCCCTACACCGAGACGCCCAGCGGC AAAATCGACATTATCGATGTCCGTGAGCCGAACGAGGTCGCGCAGGGCATCATCCCCTCGGCCGTCAACGTCCCGCTCTCGGAATTCTCCGCGGCGTTCGACGTGAACAGCGAGTCGGTGTCCTCGACGGACTTTGAGCGCAGGTTCTCGTTCCCGCGTCCTACGTACGACCACGAGATTGTGTTCTACTGCCGCTCgggccgccgctcgcaggaggcgctcgagatcgCTCGCCAGCGCGGCTGGTGGAA CACGCGCAACTACCCTGGCTCGTGGTCCGACTGGGTCAAGCACGAAAAGGATAACAAgaacgaggacgacgactaA
- the NOP58 gene encoding Nucleolar protein 58 (SECRETED:SignalP(1-56); EggNog:ENOG503NUJ8; COG:A; COG:J), whose protein sequence is MVLVLFETAVGFCLFSLSDEGKVSSPDLYKSFESETEANRLLQLSAIHRFQSTVEAVEGATAINEGKLSKGLKKFLQQEILEKGGSAGAKGASTEKLLVSEPKLASAITKKLGIEVASDSSLMDLYRGIRENLASLLSGTTSDEGALDPRDLNTMSLGLSHSLSRYKLKFSPDKVDTMVVQAIALLDDLDKELNIYAMRVKEWYGWHFPEMGKIITDNIAYAKVIRAVGFRTNASASDLAEILPEEIEATLKSAAEISMGTEISETDMEHIWSLCDQVIAISEYRAQLYSYLCNRMAAIAPNLTALVGELVGARLISHAGSLMNLAKQPASTIQILGAEKALFRALKTKHDTPKYGLLYHSSLVGMAAPKSKGKMARMVATKAALSTRLDALADAESKADMSGPTIGSEARAKLEARARGLENRTAVSGVRAGRGTDGGYKQKAYVPEANGRAYNVGADAPPVVTGVADDDEDDEDDEEEEEEKPKKEKKEKKEKKEKKEKKDKKDKKEKKSKRSADDDADEGEKKKKKKKSHKDE, encoded by the exons ATGGTGCTGGTCTTGTTCGAGACTGCCGTAGGCTTCTGCCTGTTTTCGCTTTCTGATGAGGGCAAGGTGAGCTCTCCGGACTTGTATAAGTCGTTCGAGAGCGAGACGGAGGCGAACCGTCTGCTGCAGCTCTCGGCGATCCACCGCTTCCAGAGCacggtcgaggcggtggaAGGCGCTACGGCCATCAACGAGGGCAAGCTGAGCAAGGGCCTCAAAAAGTTCCTCCAGCAGGAGATCCTCGAGAAGGGTGGCTCGGCTGGCGCCAagggcgcctcgacggAAAAGCTCCTCGTCTCGGAGCCCAAGCTCG CATCGGCCATCACGAAAAAGCTCGGCATTGAGGTGGCGTCGGACTCGAGTCTCATGGACCTCTACCGCGGTATCCGTGAGAACCTCGCATCGCTCCTCTCGGGCACCACCTCGGACGAGGGTGCGCTCGACCCGCGGGACCTCAACACCATGTCGCTCGGTCTCTCGCATAGCTTGAGCCGCTACAAGCTCAAGTTTAGCCCGGACAAGGTGGACACGATGGTTGTCCAGGCGattgcgctcctcgacgacctcgacaAGGAGCTCAATATCTACGCCATGCGCGTCAAGGAGTGGTACGGCTGGCACTTCCCCGAGATGGGCAAGATTATCACCGACAACATCGCCTATGCCAAGGTGATCCGTGCGGTCGGTTTCCGCACCaacgcctcggcctcggacCTTGCCGAGATCCTCCCGGAGGAGATCGAGGCGACGCTCAAGTCCGCCGCCGAGATCTCGATGGGTACCGAGATCAGCGAGACGGACATGGAGCACATCTGGAGCCTCTGTGACCAGGTGATCGCCATCAGCGAGTaccgcgcgcagctctACTCCTACCTCTGCAACCGCATGGCGGCCATCGCGCCGAACCTCACTGCcctggtcggcgagctggtcggcgcCCGCCTCATTTCCCACGCGGGCTCGCTCATGAACCTCGCCAAGCAGCCTGCCTCGACGATCCAGATCCTGGGTGCCGAGAAGGCGCTTTTCCGTGCGCTCAAGACGAAGCACGATACGCCCAAGTACGGTCTGCTCTACCACTCGAGCCTGGTCGGCATGGCCGCGCCCAAGTCCAAGGGTAAGATGGCGCGCATGGTCGCGACCAAGGCGGCCCTCTCGACgcgtctcgacgcgctcgcagACGCCGAGTCGAAGGCCGACATGTCGGGCCCCACGATCGgctccgaggcgcgcgccaagctcgaagcgcgtgcgcgtggcCTCGAGAACCGCACGGCGGTGTcgggcgtgcgtgccggCCGCGGTACCGACGGCGGCTACAAGCAAAAGGCGTACGTCCCCGAGGCCAACGGCCGCGCGTACAATGTCGgtgcggacgcgccgccggtcgtgacgggcgtcgccgacgacgacgaggacgacgaggacgacgaagaggaagaggaggagaagcccaagaaggagaagaaggaaaagaaggagaagaaggaaAAGAAGGAAAAGAAGGACAAGAAGGACAAGAAGGAAAAGAAGTCGAAGCGGtccgccgacgacgacgccgacgagggcgagaagaagaagaagaagaagaagtcGCACAAGGACGAGTAG
- the POL12 gene encoding DNA-directed DNA polymerase alpha subunit pol12 (COG:L; BUSCO:EOG09261V87; EggNog:ENOG503NW80), producing MADLSSLLGAQRAPDAARSHEVKPEDGSWKASLYVGESYQGEKPSTWDADAPRLAAPRVSLAVSTDLKQWNYRYMFEKKGERSLELDNRLDDLAEVIRQSFGVAELEDPSIPSQESIYSVGRICARLDPNAKQESNAGPARLSAADLMLESSRMLGNGQRIPLALDPSCRVRYAWADDAVQSTNIVGLFPGMVVGVKGRNGSGSKFVAEELLIPPALPHPATSRAELVQHQYDENKLGGKPLRVVAASGPYTDAADLAFRPWHAFMSLIEAEQPDVLVLMGPFLSASHEKVATGDLDAMPTDIFRQHIGQRLTRLLERAPGTMAILVPSTEDVFHTHHAFPQPFLDKTNAALGLPKRVRCLPNPSVFYINELAIGVSTADVLGDLRREELVQRVQADEKAPSSADARDPMMRLARHVLGQRSFYPIFPPSSASMLPLDLSHSRLCGLDQVTPDLLLLPSARVKPFLRVVDSTMVVNPGALASPAPAGTPKAAGNLPSFVRMQVDAMPRDTLFQGEEASQELITHELYSRARIDLVHTS from the exons ATGGCCGACCTCTCTTCGCTGCtgggtgcgcagcgcgcccccgacgcggcgcgcagccaTGAAGTCAAGCCAGAGGACGGTTCGTGGAAGGCATCGCTGTACGTCGGCGAGTCGTACCAGGGCGAGAAGCCGTCGACGTgggacgccgacgcgccgcgtctcgcagcgcctcgcgtctcgctcgcggtGAGCACGGACCTGAAGCAATGGAACTACCGCTACATGTTTGAAAAGAAAGGCGAGCGCAGTCTCG AACTCGACaaccgcctcgacgacctcgccgaggtgaTCCGGCAGTCGTTtggcgtcgccgagctcgaggacccGTCGATCCCCTCGCAGGAGAGCATCTACTCGGTCGGCCGCATCTgtgcgcgcctcgatccGAATGCCAAGCAAGAGTCGAACGCGGGCCCCGCGCGCCTGAGCGCGGCGGACCTCATGCTCGAGTCGAGCCGCATGCTCGGCAACGGCCAGCGCATCCcccttgcgctcgacccGTCGTGCCGCGTGCGGTACGCGTGGGCGGACGACGCGGTACAGAGCACCAACATTGTCGGTCTCTTTCCGGGCATGGTTGTCGGCGTGAAAGGGCGCaacggcagcggcagcaAGTTtgtcgccgaggagctcctCATT CCCCCTGCCCTGCCGCACCCTGCGACGAGCCGTGcggagctcgtgcagcaccAGTACGACGAGAACAAGCTGGGCGGCAAGCCCCTGCGTGTCGTCGCCGCGTCAGGGCCGTACACGGACGCGGCGGACCTCGCCTTCCGCCCGTGGCACGCGTTCATGAGCCTcatcgaggccgagcagcccgacgtgctcgtgctCATGGGCCCTTTTctcagcgcgtcgcacgaAAAGGTCGCGACCGGCGACCTGGACGCGATGCCGACCGACATCTTTCGGCAGCACATTGGCCAGCGTCTCACGCGGCTCCTGGAGCGGGCCCCGGGCACGATGGCGATCCTCGTGCCGAGCACTGAAGACGTGTTCCACACGCACCACGCGTTCCCCCAGCCGTTCCTCGATAAGACcaacgcggcgctcggactgccgaagcgcgtgcGGTGCCTGCCGAATCCGAGCGTCTTTTACATCAACGAGCTCGCGATTGGCGTGAGCACCGCCGACGTGCTGGGTGAtctgcggcgcgaggagctcgtgcagcgtgtGCAGGCTGACGAGAAAGCGCCGTCATctgccgatgcgcgcgaccCCATGAtgcgccttgcgcggcaCGTCCTGGGCCAGCGGAGCTTTTACCCCATCTTtccgccgtcgagcgcgtcgatgcTCCCTCTGGACCTGTCGCACTCGCGTCTCTGTGGCCTGGACCAGGTGACGCCcgacctgctgctgctcccgtcggcgcgcgtcaAGCCTTTCCTGCGTGTGGTCGACTCGACGATGGTCGTCAaccccggcgcgctggcctcgccggcgcccgcggGCACGCCGAAAGCGGCCGGGAATCTGCCGTCGTTTGTGCGCATGCAGGTCGACGCCATGCCTCGCGACACGCTCTTCCagggcgaggaggcgaGTCAGGAGCTAATTACGCACGAACTCTATAGCCGTGCACGCATCGATCTCGTGCACACGTCGTAG
- the TFC1 gene encoding tau 95 subunit of transcription factor TFIIIC (COG:K; EggNog:ENOG503NXDR), whose translation MAAAPSWQVPPETLVTIEYPGVVQKGTASLERALSTLSPNVGPTDGMPSAASALRHLARVLSLGGKLVECRLAPTDGEEGDAMQIYRHPLLGDIVSGSELVVRIQKRIWRCTHADGRTEERKEYLVTLLGGVRATVRFRRMADFAFRPDVPSGAHEHPTLALHRALVEMNVGAMQRFRFPNETEEYEVLDTEHGKRMRSDLAMIPPPIFSRMELPFNYGYRQNPASSLQTVSYASTAKRSRRTARKGQADTETPEPNQRILTRYLNRSRWRNMAPTALKFAEDAPAPTEPEAALAQVPLSDRHQGLLAELHKRFDERPVWSRLSLLNQFSVSEARTLVQAKELFALVAYTFADGPWRDTLIKFGHDPRTDPESRFFQRIHLRGKTPRTPATRGVFKAEYGDVSQSVRDAPSPPASEMRAATHIFDGKHSALASSTFQLCDITDISIVPLIHAEGPTNIRDTPDVATGWYTAEAWESIRAAISRQFHALLNDAPAPSASAAEHARLRAPWDESQDPPGSSSSEDA comes from the exons atggcggcggcgccgtcgtgGCAGGTCCCACCCGAGACGCTTGTCACGATCGAGTACCCCGGCGTGGTCCAAAAAGGCACAGCGTCActggagcgtgcgcttTCGACGCTCTCGCCAAATGTCGGCCCGACAGACgggatgccgagcgcggcgagcgcgctcaGGCACCTCGCACGGGTCCTCTCGCTCGGAggcaagctcgtcgagtgCCGCCTCGCAccgaccgacggcgaggagggAGACGCGATGCAGATCTACCGGCACCCGTTGCTCGGCGATATTGTGAGTGGGAGCGAGCTCGTAGTACGCATCCAGAAGCGGATATGGCGCTGCACGCATGCGGATGGCCGAACCGAAGAGCGCAAAGAGTACCTCGTGACGcttctcggcggcgtgcgtgctaCGGTGCGTTTCCGACGCATGGCCGACTTTGCGTTCCGGCCGGACGTGCCGTCCGGCGCACACGAGCAcccgacgctcgcgctgcaccgcgcctTGGTCGAGATGAacgtcggcgcgatgcAGCGCTTCCGCTTCCCCAACGAAACGGAGGAGTACGAGGTGCTGGACACAGAGCACGGAaagcgcatgcgcagcgaccTCGCCATGATTCCTCCGCCGATCTTTTCGCGCATGGAGCTGCCGTTCAATTATGG CTATCGCCAAAACCCCGCGTCGAGTCTGCAGACGGTCTCGTacgcgtcgacggccaagcggtcgcggcgcaccgcccgGAAGGGGCAGGCGGATACCGagacgcccgagccgaACCAGCGCATTCTCACACGGTACCTTAACCGCTCGCGGTGGCGAAACATGGCGCCGACCGCGCTCAAGTTTGCCGAGGACGCCCCTGCGCCgaccgagcccgaggcggcaCTCGCGCAGGTGCCCCTCTCGGACCGGCACCAAgggctcctcgccgagctgcacaAG CGATTTGACGAGCGCCCGGTCTGGTCGCGGCTCAGTCTGCTGAATCAGTTTTCGgtgagcgaggcgcggaCACTGGTGCA GGCCAAGGAGCTGTTTGCGCTTGTCGCCTATACGTTTGCCGATGGGCCGTGGCGCGATACCCTGATCAAGTTTGGTCACGATCCACGCACGGACCCCGAGAGCCGCTT CTTCCAGCGCATCCACCTGCGCGGCAAGACGCCACGCacgcccgcgacgcggggCGTGTTCAAGGCCGAATacggcgacgtgtcgcAGAGTGTGCGCGACGCCCCCTCTCCTCCTGCCTCTgagatgcgcgccgcgacacaCATCTTTGACGGCAAGCacagcgcgctcgcctcgagcacgttTCAGCTGTGTGACATTACCGATATCAGCATCGTCCCCCTGATCCATGCCGAGGGCCCTACCAACATTCGCGATACGCCCGACGTCGCCACGGGGTGGTACACGGCCGAGGCATGGGAGTCGATCCGTGCGGCGATCTCGCGGCAGTTCCATGCGCTGCTCAacgacgcgcccgcgccgtctgcgtcggccgcggagcatgcgcgcctgcgcgccccGTGGGACGAGTCGCAGGACCCCCccggcagctcgtcgagtgAGGATGCATAG
- the sbp1 gene encoding Ran GTPase binding protein Sbp1 (EggNog:ENOG503NYZB; COG:U; BUSCO:EOG09264XT5) has translation MSEHETKETLTSGAEAEHEPQFEPVIKLEHQVEVKTNEEDEEVQFKIRAKLFRFDKESKEWKERGTGDVRLLKHKETGKVRLVMRRDKTLKVCANHFVAPEIKLQPNVGSDRSWVYNVTADVSDGEPTAETLAIRFANSENADLFKKEFETAQKSNESAGPAKEEKKEAKEEPKDDKKEDKKEEAKEEAKEETKA, from the exons ATGTCGGAGCACGAGACGAAGGAAACGCTGACGAGC GGCGCtgaggccgagcacgagccCCAATTTGAGCCGGTGAtcaagctcgagcaccagGTCGAGGTGAAGACcaacgaggaggacgaggaagTCCAGTTCAAGAT CCGCGCGAAGCTTTTCCGTTTCGACAAGGAGTCCAAGGAGTGGAAGGAGCGTGGCACCGGCGATGTGCGCCTGCTCAAGCACAAGGAGACCGGCAAGGTCCGCCTCgtgatgcgccgcgacaaGACCCTCAAGGTGTGCGCCAACCACTTTGTCGCGCCCGAGATTAAGCTGCAGCCCAACGTCGGCTCGGACCGCTCGTGGGTGTACAACGTGACTGCGGACGTCTCGGACGGTGAGCCCACCGCAGAGACGCTCGCGATCCGCTTCGCCAACTCGGAGAACGCGGACCTGTTCAAGAAGGAGTTTGAGACTGCGCAAAAGTCGAACGAGTCGGCTGGCCCCGCCAaggaggagaagaaggaggcgaaggaggagcccaaggacgacaagaaggaggacaagaaggaagaggccaaggaggaaGCCAAGGAGGAGACCAAGGCGTAA
- the EMP24 gene encoding p24 complex component (EggNog:ENOG503NUQS; BUSCO:EOG09264FOM; TransMembrane:1 (n3-14c19/20o163-183i); SECRETED:SignalP(1-17); COG:U) — translation MWVGAAVWAWLVVCVAAHTIDLLPSSEHCFFEDMHVGDEMTLTYQVSGGGHLDIDVRVKDPDNQLLFQQLRKDTGTYDFIAEMDGRYTYCFSNEFSTVTDKTLSFNVHGILYLTEEEGLIPAERELRELATNVQMFKDEQEYLVMRERVHRNTAESTNSRVKWWSVIQSILVVLVCAFQVYFVKRQFEVRRTI, via the exons ATGTGGGTCGGTGCGGCTGTGTGGGCCTGGCTGGTGGtgtgcgtcgcggcgcacaccaTCGACCTTCTGCCGAGCTCGGAGCACTGTTTCTTTGAGGATATGCACGTCGGTGACGAAATGACGCTGACGTACCAAGTGTCGGGCGGCGGGCACCTCGACATCGACGTGCGCGTCAAGGACCCCGACAACCAGCTGCTCTtccagcagctgcgcaaggatACTGGCACTTATGACTTTATCGCCGAGATGGACGGCCGCTATACATACTGCTTCAGCAATGAGTTCTCGACCGTGACGGACAAGACGCTGAGCTTCAACGTGCACGGCATCCTGTACCTGACCGAGGAGGAGGGGCTCATtcccgccgagcgcgagctgcgcgagctggcgaCGAATGTACAGATGTTTAAGGACGAGCAAGAGTACCTCGTgatgcgcgagcgtgtACACCGCAACA CCGCCGAAAGCACCAACTCCCGCGTCAAGTGGTGGTCGGTCATCCAGAGCATCTTGGTGGTGCTGGTATGCGCCTTCCAAGTGTACTTTGTCAAGCG CCAATTCGAGGTACGCCGCACGATCTAG
- a CDS encoding uncharacterized protein (EggNog:ENOG503PM7C; COG:S) has product MAPSLVAAYASDSDEDEAVPNVAQDQVETPAPRASGLALPPPKKGGGVKRQIHVDLAPAPQDKEPAPAKRPRMQAQPGGHGLLSMLPTPSATKPAKPKEEARVENSVDDDARLSIVDDAKAGEAKGNNDFRAMLGLAPKSAPKTERAKPVILNEPAHEPPAEKQDTIPHDTPSTGFFAPGVDENAGPSTRPSSSFRVSAAPDVDAKVPEPEPEPEVDLQELYPGWRCDPDGSWYPVTPEAHAQYAAWAQHAEAEEAARAALQSKSDAMPDPSKMHTFDAGEALQSAEHTRPPPPVNKKPKVEWQISDKLQSERLTNTRARNRGQLSALLAQAQESRDVLEEKWAQGKAKRRENSKRYGF; this is encoded by the coding sequence ATGGCGCCATCGCTGGTCGCTGCGTACGCGTCCGACTCGGATgaggacgaggccgtgccGAATGTCGCACAGGACCAGGTAGagacgcctgcgccgcgtgcgtcgggccttgcgctgcccCCGCCAAAGAAGGGGGGGGGAGTAAAACGCCAAATTCACGTCGATCTcgcaccagcgccgcaGGACAAAgagccggcgccggcgaagcggccgcgcatgcaggcgcagccggGCGGACACGGCCTCCTCAGCATGCTCCCCACACCTTCTGCCACCAAGCCGGCGAAGCCGAAAGAGGAGGCACGTGTGGAAAATagcgtcgacgacgatgcgcgcctctCGATCGTGGACGATGCCAAGGCGGGCGAGGCCAAAGGCAACAATGACTTTCGCGCCATGCTGGGCTTGGCCCCGAAATCTGCGCCAAAGAcggagcgcgccaagcCCGTGATCCTCAACGAGCCCGCGCACGAACCACCTGCAGAAAAACAGGACACGATACCCCACGATACCCCCTCGACGGGCTTTTTTGCGCCCGGCGTGGACGAAAATGCCGGGCCGAGTACGCGGCCTTCCTCGTCGTTCCGCgtgtcggcggcgccggacgtTGATGCGAAAgtgcccgagcccgagcccgagcccgaggtCGATCTCCAGGAGCTGTACCCCGGCTGGCGCTGCGACCCCGACGGGTCGTGGTACCCCGTGAcgcccgaggcgcatgcgcagtatgcggcgtgggcgcagcatgccgaggccgaggaggcggcgcgcgctgcgctgcagtcCAAGTCGGACGCGATGCCCGATCCGTCCAAGATGCACACCTTTGACGCCGGCGAGGCCCTGCagagcgccgagcacaCGCGCCCCCCGCCGCCCGTCAACAAGAAGCCCAAGGTGGAGTGGCAAATCTCGGACAAGCTGCAGTCGGAGCGCCTGACGAatacgcgcgcgcgcaacCGTGGCCAGCTGTctgcgctccttgcgcaggcTCAGGAGTCGCGCGATGTGCTCGAGGAAAAGTGGGCGCAAGGCAAGGCGAAGCGTCGCGAAAACAGCAAGCGCTATGGCTTCTAA
- the DRE2 gene encoding electron carrier (BUSCO:EOG09265040; EggNog:ENOG503NZ8G; COG:S) — MTTAPTPAQKTLLVGSLAAAKGGEYQAAVQDLEAQSSVLETEMVDRITDMAYNPPASAFDAAYVMAPYGEVAWATLLGKLHSALAPGAQLSVTLFDTADAQSAESKIQAELAIAGFSDSRADGGKLRATRPAAAAVSLANGTSGSSALPLRRKTGAMPNGTQQKKASLWATQPETTMNPESLLAGVQTGARKREDCTVDLSVPPARRKRACKGCTCGLRELQDEEEAGRSVVQLDGGELGGERSEVETTVTGPDGKPRTVKRVQVDTRGATSSCGSCFLGDAFRCSSCPYLGLPAFEPGQKVEIPISMDDDV, encoded by the exons ATGACGACGGCGCCTACCCCAGCACAAAAGACGCTGCTTGTCGGCTCGCTTGCCGCGGCGAAAGGCGGCGAATACCAGGCGGCGGTCCAGGatctcgaggcgcagagCAGTGTGCTCGAGACCGAGATGGTGGACCGCATCACGGATATGG CATATAACCCCCCCGCATCTGCGTTTGATGCCGCGTACGTCATGGCACCGTACGGCGAGGTCGCGTGGgcgacgctcctcggcaagctgcactccgcgctcgcgcctggcgcgcagcTCTCTGTGACGCTCTTTGacacggccgacgcgcaaAGCGCCGAGTCCAAAATCCAGGCGGAGCTTGCGATTGCGGGATTCAGCGACAGCCGTGCGGACGGTggcaagctgcgcgcgacgcgtcccgccgccgctgccgtcTCGCTTGCGAACGGTACGAGTGGGTCGAGTGCGCTccccctgcgccgcaagacGGGCGCGATGCCGAACGGCACACAGCAAAAGAAGGCGTCGCTGTGGGCGACGCAGCCCGAGACGACCATGAACCCCGAgtcgctcctcgccggtgTCCAGACCGGCGCACGCAAGCGCGAGGACTGCACGGTGGACTTGAGCGTCCCCCCCGCGCGGCGGAAGCGTGCGTGCAAGGGCTGCACCTGTGGACTACGAGAGCtgcaggacgaggaggaggccgGCCGCTCGGTCGTCCAGCTGGACGGTGGCGAGCTGGGTGGCGAGCGCTCCGAGGTCGAGACCACCGTCACCGGCCCTGACGGCAAGCCGCGCACTGTGAAGCGTGTCCAGGTcgacacgcgcggcgcgacgagcagctgcggcaGCTGCTTCCTGGGCGACGCATTCCGGTGCAGCTCCTGCCCCTATCTGGGTCTCCCCGCCTTTGAGCCGGGTCAAAAGGTCGAAATCCCAATCTCTATGGACGACGATGTTTAG
- a CDS encoding uncharacterized protein (EggNog:ENOG503NUY9; COG:U; TransMembrane:14 (i77-103o115-134i146-166o172-195i207-227o233-253i273-293o299-321i342-366o378-397i409-428o434-460i472-493o543-561i)) gives MAANTERTPLLGNQPPAHAEDEAALAHESAFSAFQDAAHGVDPNSSAFAPPADHSHVTSATPGEAIAEAEAGRPLGALLLVMGAMWIGTFLAALDGTIVATILGTVGSEFGVSKTVGWLGTSYLLTQTAFQPLYGRLSDIFGRKPATLFASSVFLVGSLFCGLSRSFTQLCIARAIAGIGGGGLTSMATIVTSDLVSLKARGTWQGLGNLVFATGAAIGGPLGGTLADGGIGWRWAFLVQVPLCVVHFAVVSWKINIPAGPGSVQEKLRRVDVWGALSLVSAVASVLVGLNLGGNELPWSHPLVLSTLIGGLILAGVFVYVERNVAREPLMPMSVLFHRTPGFVALTCWFISISQFGILFNVPLYFTAVKGTTAADAGMHLMPNAITASACSLGSGLVMGRTGKYRKMLLLGGAFAVLGPLGMCFWNRKTTSEFAYWMTMPWGGAAFGSILTITLVALIASVDPKDMAPATGVTYLFRAVGSVLGISLSNTLLQNALKSNLRYRHVPAEIAEQIRENVSMLHQLTGKLHSHAVQAYQDSMRAVFIWIALTGFLAFVCLFFIEEKPLPGHQPAPSAPRDNAEDA, from the coding sequence ATGGCTGCGAACACGGAGCGTACTCCCCTGCTGGGCAACCAGCCCCCCGCGCatgccgaggacgaggcggcccTCGCGCATGAGAGCGCTTTCAGTGCTTTCCAGGATGCCGCCCACGGTGTGGACCCCAACTCGTCCGCCTTTGCCCCCCCCGCGGACCACTCGCACGTTaccagcgcgacgcctgGCGAGGCaatcgccgaggccgaggcgggccGTCCtcttggcgcgctcctgctgGTGATGGGCGCGATGTGGATCGGTACTTTCCTCGCTGCCCTGGACGGCACGATCGTCGCCACCATTCTCGGCACCGTTGGCTCCGAGTTCGGCGTGTCCAAGACGGTCGGCTGGCTCGGTACCTCGTACCTGCTCACGCAGACCGCCTTCCAGCCGCTGTACGGCCGTCTGTCGGACATCTTTGGCCGCAAGCCTGCGACGCTcttcgcctcgagcgtgttCCTGGTCGGCTCCCTCTTCTGTGGTctctcgcgcagcttcACGCAGCTGTGCATCGCGCGTGCCATTGCCGGTATCGGCGGTGGCGGTCTGACGTCGATGGCGACGATCGTCACCTCGGACCTCGTCTCGCTCAAGGCGCGTGGCACCTGGCAGGGTCTCGGCAACCTGGTCTTTGCGACGGGTGCCGCGATCGGTGGCCCGCTCGgtggcacgctcgccgacggcggtATCGGCTGGCGCTGGGCGTTCCTGGTGCAGGTTCCCCTGTGTGTCGTGCACTTTGCCGTGGTCTCGTGGAAGATCAACATCCCTGCCGGCCCCGGCTCGGTCCAGGAGAAGCTGCGCCGTGTCGACGTGTGGGGCGCGCTCTCGCTCGTCAGCGCGGTCGCCTCGGTGCTCGTCGGTCTCAACCTCGGCGGCAACGAGCTGCCGTGGAGCCACCCGCTTGTGCTCTCGACGCTTATCGGCGGCCTGATCCTCGCCGGCGTCTTTGTGTACGTCGAGCGGAACGTCGCGCGTGAGCCGCTGATGCCCATGTCGGTGCTCTTCCACCGCACGCCCGGATTTGTGGCGCTGACCTGCTGGTTCATCTCCATCTCCCAGTTTGGTATTCTGTTCAACGTGCCCCTCTACTTTACTGCGGTGAAGGGCAcgacggcggccgacgccggcatGCACCTCATGCCGAATGCGATCACCGCGTCCGCGtgctcgctcggcagcggtCTCGTCATGGGCCGCACCGGCAAGTACCGCAAGATGCTGCTGCTCGGTGGTGCCTTTGCCGTGCTCGGTCCGCTGGGCATGTGCTTCTGGAACCGCAAGACCACGTCCGAGTTTGCCTACTGGATGACGATGCCGTGGGGCGGTGCCGCGTTCGGTAGCATCCTCACGATCACCCTCGTGGCGCTCATCGCCTCGGTCGACCCCAAGGACATGGCCCCGGCTACGGGTGTTACCTACCTCTTCCGCGCGGTCGGCTCGGTGCTGGGTATCTCGCTGTCCAACACCCTGCTGCAGAACGCGCTCAAATCGAACCTGCGCTACCGCCACGTCCCTGCCGAGATCGCCGAACAGATCCGCGAGAACGTCTCGATGCTGCACCAGCTCACCGGCAAGCTCCACTCGCACGCCGTCCAGGCCTACCAGgactcgatgcgcgccgtgtTCATCTGGATCGCCCTTACCGGCTTCCTCGCTTTTGTCTGCCTCTTCTTTATCGAGGAGAAGCCGCTCCCCGGCCAccagccggcgccgagcgcgccgcgcgacaaCGCCGAAGACGCATAG